The proteins below come from a single Prolixibacter sp. NT017 genomic window:
- a CDS encoding glycoside hydrolase family 43 protein, protein MARLFSILFVSALLQCVNTLVSAQEPVKMGDPFILNDRGTYYMYGTSDAQEGIKVYRSKNLNDWTGPVGATGGFALVKSDVWGEKGFWAPEVYHLDNRYYMFFCAEEHIAVATSNSPLGPFVQEVKKPLISTKAIDPHMFIDNGHKYLYYVAFTNGNVIWRCELNDDLQSVKENTVRKCFGASQKWELSRKKPVARVNEGPFMLKHNNSYYLVYSANHFANPDYSIGYATAPKPTGPWTKYKGNPIVSSTDKITGPGHCGFFRDRKGNLYIVYHSHFSAAQLSPRIVHINRCEFIPNPDGGPDLLKIRPPKIKIRHRKQ, encoded by the coding sequence ATGGCGAGATTATTTAGTATCCTGTTTGTTTCAGCATTACTGCAATGTGTAAACACCCTTGTTTCGGCTCAGGAACCTGTGAAAATGGGAGATCCGTTTATTTTAAACGACCGGGGAACTTACTATATGTACGGTACATCAGATGCTCAAGAGGGGATAAAAGTATACCGGTCCAAAAATTTAAATGATTGGACCGGACCTGTAGGGGCAACCGGTGGTTTTGCTTTGGTAAAAAGTGATGTATGGGGAGAGAAAGGGTTCTGGGCTCCCGAAGTGTATCATTTGGATAACCGGTATTATATGTTCTTTTGCGCCGAAGAGCACATTGCTGTGGCTACAAGCAATAGTCCTCTCGGGCCGTTTGTGCAGGAAGTAAAAAAGCCTTTGATATCAACAAAGGCAATTGATCCTCATATGTTTATAGACAATGGACATAAATATCTTTATTATGTGGCCTTTACCAATGGAAACGTAATTTGGAGATGTGAGCTGAATGACGACCTTCAATCCGTTAAAGAAAATACCGTTCGGAAATGCTTCGGAGCATCCCAAAAATGGGAACTAAGTAGGAAGAAGCCCGTTGCCAGGGTGAATGAAGGCCCCTTCATGCTAAAGCACAACAATAGCTACTATCTGGTTTATTCGGCCAACCATTTTGCCAACCCTGATTATAGCATCGGTTATGCAACGGCACCAAAGCCGACGGGGCCCTGGACAAAATACAAAGGAAACCCCATTGTTTCATCAACTGATAAGATAACCGGTCCCGGGCATTGTGGCTTCTTCAGAGACCGGAAGGGGAACCTGTACATTGTTTATCATTCCCATTTCAGTGCTGCACAACTCAGTCCCCGTATTGTACATATCAACCGGTGTGAATTTATTCCAAACCCGGACGGAGGACCTGATCTGCTGAAAATAAGGCCACCGAAAATAAAGATTCGACACCGTAAGCAATAA
- a CDS encoding collagen binding domain-containing protein, translating to MKLIEFLKAFAFAALLGTIIVSVSSCNKNDGPQGPVFGTVTGTVTDESGQPVSDVQVTITGVNEDDIVVTTAADGTYTAENVSLTVHAVKFAKDGWLAVSVTVNADKFVDGIANASVSMVNASASITGTVIDAKNGGTPLEGVTVSLGVDNDVVTGADGSFSINNLIIDDYTVTFTKANYVTITKAITPESFVNGVVSLNIEMGAQEVLRGLTAEDLMSADKWYYNEYRGGGNADAYPHWDWACDYMCSLTFWGNWQEQWEGTTLRIRNDGDQQNNPADMDVFDSYTYGSKLITEDNKIMSLRIRTHNADDASPAYYGVQVVDLSEAQPVAVKVGETKTWGSGDYTDVEFDLSDYVGKEVIIAIGIYRHETGDYWKQLVLRAIRFSDQKVEGTGWLPGDEAVAGWKLPMGTVRSTMPQTKYSFTGISPISAGRDVSMTDGYPAAYQAWRAVAHVAAEWSFVPLRKDPEVFPSEGYIIKTRNTADVDTKVPESYLYAKFSIASGHDQLTFSTRNFGDNYTFFKITAIQNDGTVTNVIPTSNTAQQAEEAADGCMKFKHGDGGAGNPEGYASFVYDLSQFDGKDVTIVLGVYNGAANTGENKLVIHSIELN from the coding sequence ATGAAGCTAATTGAATTCTTAAAAGCATTTGCTTTCGCTGCATTGCTGGGTACAATTATCGTATCAGTTAGTTCTTGTAACAAGAATGACGGCCCACAGGGGCCCGTGTTTGGAACAGTAACAGGTACTGTTACCGATGAAAGTGGTCAACCTGTATCCGATGTGCAAGTAACTATTACGGGAGTAAACGAAGACGACATTGTTGTTACGACGGCTGCAGATGGAACCTATACTGCAGAAAACGTATCGTTGACGGTACATGCTGTAAAATTTGCAAAAGATGGTTGGTTAGCGGTTAGCGTTACCGTTAATGCCGACAAGTTTGTGGATGGTATAGCTAACGCCAGTGTTTCAATGGTAAACGCCTCGGCCAGCATTACCGGTACCGTTATCGATGCTAAAAATGGCGGAACTCCGCTTGAAGGAGTGACTGTGAGTCTGGGAGTTGATAACGATGTGGTTACCGGTGCCGACGGTAGCTTTTCAATCAATAATTTAATTATTGACGACTATACAGTAACATTCACTAAAGCAAACTATGTCACAATTACAAAAGCGATTACTCCGGAAAGCTTTGTTAATGGCGTGGTGAGCCTGAACATTGAAATGGGGGCACAGGAGGTGCTTCGTGGCCTGACTGCGGAAGACTTAATGAGCGCCGATAAATGGTACTACAATGAATATCGCGGAGGTGGCAATGCCGATGCCTATCCTCACTGGGACTGGGCCTGCGACTACATGTGTTCGCTCACTTTTTGGGGAAACTGGCAAGAACAATGGGAAGGTACCACCTTGCGTATTCGTAACGACGGGGACCAACAAAACAATCCAGCCGACATGGATGTATTCGACTCTTACACCTATGGAAGTAAGTTGATCACTGAAGATAATAAAATCATGTCTTTGCGAATCCGTACGCACAATGCGGACGATGCAAGTCCTGCCTATTATGGTGTGCAGGTCGTCGACCTCTCTGAAGCGCAACCGGTTGCCGTGAAGGTGGGTGAGACGAAAACCTGGGGATCGGGTGATTACACCGATGTTGAGTTTGACCTAAGTGACTATGTTGGCAAAGAAGTGATCATCGCAATTGGTATCTATCGTCACGAAACGGGCGATTACTGGAAGCAACTAGTCTTGAGAGCGATTCGTTTTTCCGACCAAAAAGTTGAAGGAACAGGATGGTTACCAGGGGATGAAGCTGTAGCAGGTTGGAAATTGCCAATGGGAACAGTTCGTTCGACCATGCCACAGACAAAATATTCTTTTACAGGTATCAGTCCGATCAGTGCAGGAAGGGATGTCAGCATGACGGATGGATATCCGGCGGCCTATCAGGCATGGCGGGCTGTAGCCCACGTAGCAGCGGAGTGGTCGTTCGTTCCTTTGAGAAAAGACCCTGAAGTATTTCCATCGGAAGGTTACATCATTAAAACACGTAATACTGCAGACGTTGATACCAAAGTCCCGGAGTCCTACTTGTATGCGAAATTCTCAATCGCCTCTGGACACGATCAGCTAACGTTTAGCACCCGTAACTTCGGAGACAATTATACATTCTTCAAAATTACCGCCATTCAAAACGACGGAACGGTCACAAATGTCATCCCAACTTCCAACACTGCTCAGCAAGCAGAAGAAGCTGCAGACGGATGCATGAAGTTTAAACACGGTGACGGTGGTGCCGGAAACCCTGAAGGCTATGCTTCGTTCGTGTACGATTTGTCGCAGTTTGATGGTAAAGACGTAACCATTGTGCTGGGAGTATATAACGGAGCTGCTAATACCGGTGAGAATAAGCTGGTGATACACTCGATTGAATTGAACTAG
- a CDS encoding glycoside hydrolase family 2 protein has product MKAKLTIVILIFSLPLLAQNWTPAGSRIKTRWAATVTPENVWKEYPRPQFERSDWMSLNGLWKYAILKDDKVEPRKFQGNILVPFCIESSLSGVGRSFLPDDRLWYKRRFTIPSGWKGKSVILNFEAVDYSTTVYVNGLLIGSHKGGYDRFSFDITKYLSKKGPNELVVTVTDPTNTGSQPRGKQQLSQEGIWYTPVSGIWQTVWLEAVSREAYLQEVKTTPDIDAKTVSVIPMLNKPLKPVYNVQIAISLNGKEVAKQEVKADKEAVIDIESPQLWSPDHPVLYHMDLTLTNRLGEVLDHVKSYFGMRKISLGDKGGNKYLFLNNKPLFQYGPLDQGWWPDGLYTPPSDEAMKYDIEVTKEMGFNMIRKHIKVEPARWYYYCDKLGMLVWQDMPSGMVVIGEEGKKRPVDVQHISPDSRDLEVRTAHAEDYEHELRRMIDLHYNSPSIVVWVPFNEGWGQYATCRIAGMVRELDPTRLVDAVTGWALRPCGDMYDIHTYQKEVHVPPVSLNRASVIGEFGGIGYPVKGHLWNPDTGNWGYQTYHSADELLRNYIAKFNQIVEMEKTKGLSAAVYTQTTDVEGEVNGLMTYDRKVIKIPVDTLKKIHSVLFEKQK; this is encoded by the coding sequence ATGAAAGCTAAACTGACGATTGTAATCTTGATTTTTAGCCTCCCGTTGTTGGCACAAAACTGGACACCTGCCGGAAGCAGGATAAAAACCAGGTGGGCTGCAACAGTCACCCCTGAAAATGTATGGAAAGAATACCCGCGGCCCCAGTTCGAGCGTTCGGACTGGATGTCGCTGAACGGGTTGTGGAAGTATGCCATATTGAAGGATGACAAGGTCGAACCCCGGAAATTTCAGGGCAATATTTTGGTGCCGTTTTGCATCGAATCTTCCCTGTCGGGTGTTGGACGTTCTTTCTTACCCGACGATAGGCTCTGGTACAAGCGTCGTTTTACCATTCCTTCCGGTTGGAAAGGAAAGAGCGTTATCCTGAATTTCGAAGCGGTGGATTATTCAACAACGGTTTATGTCAACGGCCTTTTGATTGGTTCGCACAAGGGGGGCTACGACCGTTTTTCATTTGACATTACTAAGTATTTAAGTAAAAAAGGACCTAATGAGTTAGTGGTAACCGTAACCGATCCAACCAATACCGGTTCGCAGCCCCGGGGTAAACAGCAACTTTCGCAGGAAGGTATCTGGTATACCCCGGTGAGTGGCATCTGGCAAACTGTCTGGCTCGAAGCCGTTTCGCGTGAAGCATATCTTCAGGAAGTAAAAACGACGCCGGACATTGATGCCAAAACGGTTTCGGTCATTCCGATGCTGAATAAACCATTGAAACCGGTATACAACGTTCAAATTGCCATTTCGTTAAATGGAAAAGAGGTCGCCAAACAGGAGGTGAAGGCAGACAAAGAAGCGGTTATTGATATTGAAAGTCCCCAACTTTGGTCGCCGGACCACCCGGTATTGTACCACATGGATTTGACGCTCACTAACCGTTTGGGTGAAGTGTTGGATCATGTGAAAAGCTATTTTGGAATGCGAAAGATCAGTCTGGGCGACAAAGGTGGGAATAAGTACCTCTTCCTGAACAATAAGCCGTTGTTCCAGTACGGACCGCTGGATCAGGGCTGGTGGCCCGATGGTTTGTACACACCGCCGTCCGATGAGGCCATGAAATACGATATTGAAGTGACCAAAGAGATGGGCTTCAATATGATCCGGAAACACATCAAGGTAGAGCCGGCCCGCTGGTATTACTATTGCGACAAACTGGGGATGCTGGTCTGGCAGGACATGCCCTCCGGGATGGTGGTTATCGGGGAAGAAGGCAAAAAGCGGCCGGTAGATGTTCAGCATATTTCCCCCGATAGCCGGGATCTGGAAGTCCGGACGGCCCATGCAGAAGACTATGAACATGAACTACGGCGGATGATTGATTTGCACTACAATTCGCCGTCCATTGTCGTATGGGTTCCTTTCAACGAAGGTTGGGGGCAGTATGCTACGTGCAGAATTGCCGGGATGGTCAGGGAACTCGATCCGACGCGCCTCGTGGATGCCGTTACGGGGTGGGCTCTGCGTCCTTGCGGCGATATGTATGATATACACACTTATCAGAAAGAAGTACATGTTCCGCCGGTATCGCTCAACCGGGCTTCGGTGATTGGCGAATTCGGAGGTATCGGGTATCCGGTAAAGGGGCACTTATGGAACCCGGATACAGGAAATTGGGGATATCAAACATATCACTCGGCAGACGAACTGCTCAGGAATTACATCGCAAAATTCAATCAGATTGTTGAAATGGAGAAAACGAAAGGTTTGTCGGCAGCAGTTTACACGCAGACTACCGATGTGGAAGGAGAGGTTAACGGTTTGATGACTTACGACCGGAAGGTGATCAAAATACCGGTGGATACATTGAAAAAAATTCATTCAGTATTGTTTGAAAAGCAGAAGTAA
- a CDS encoding aldose epimerase family protein, which translates to MKLTKYLLAVATVGFLLGGCSQEKKSTTTCAHLDVKNFQRVINGEKTDLYFLHNGDLTTAITNYGGRIVSLCAPDRDGQKADVVLGFDNLDSYIKSHEPFYGALIGRVGNRIAKGRFTLDGVTYTLPLNNGVNHLHGGPGGFHNEVWSVKSKTDSSLVLGYFSKDGEMGYPGNLTVEVTYTLTWNNALRIDYRATTDKATPVNLTNHAFYNLAGEGSGTINNQLLTINADDYTPVDSTMIPFGKNEPVEGTPFDFRKAKPIGQDLPKQATNEQLKNGRGYDHNFVLNKTADGEMSWAATVFDPSSGRKMDIFTEEPGLQFYGGNFMDGSDIGKSGKHYNYRNAFALETQHFPDSPNHPDFPSVILRPGEVYQTSSIYRFSVE; encoded by the coding sequence ATGAAACTAACGAAATACCTGTTAGCAGTGGCGACAGTAGGATTTTTACTGGGAGGCTGCAGTCAGGAGAAAAAAAGTACAACGACTTGTGCCCATCTGGATGTCAAAAATTTTCAAAGAGTTATAAATGGTGAGAAGACAGATCTTTATTTTCTGCACAATGGCGATTTGACGACTGCTATTACCAATTATGGCGGCCGTATTGTGAGTTTATGCGCTCCGGACCGGGATGGGCAAAAAGCTGATGTTGTATTAGGTTTCGATAATCTTGACAGTTATATCAAGTCGCACGAACCTTTTTACGGAGCTCTGATTGGCCGGGTTGGAAACCGGATTGCCAAAGGGCGGTTTACCCTTGATGGGGTGACATATACACTGCCACTGAATAACGGTGTGAATCATCTTCACGGAGGCCCGGGAGGTTTTCACAATGAAGTATGGAGCGTAAAATCGAAAACGGACAGTTCGCTGGTGCTCGGTTACTTCTCGAAAGACGGGGAAATGGGCTATCCGGGCAATCTGACCGTCGAAGTAACCTACACGCTGACCTGGAATAATGCTTTGCGTATTGACTATCGGGCTACCACGGATAAAGCGACACCGGTGAATCTGACCAATCATGCTTTCTACAACCTGGCGGGAGAAGGTAGCGGAACGATCAATAACCAGTTGTTGACTATCAACGCTGACGATTACACTCCGGTGGATTCAACAATGATACCTTTTGGGAAAAATGAACCGGTTGAAGGTACCCCATTCGATTTCCGAAAGGCAAAGCCCATTGGTCAGGATTTACCGAAACAGGCTACAAACGAGCAATTGAAGAACGGTCGGGGATACGATCACAATTTTGTATTGAATAAGACAGCGGATGGCGAAATGAGTTGGGCGGCAACTGTTTTTGATCCTTCCAGCGGAAGAAAGATGGATATCTTTACTGAAGAGCCCGGTTTGCAGTTCTATGGAGGTAATTTCATGGACGGAAGCGATATAGGTAAATCGGGTAAACACTACAACTATCGGAATGCATTTGCCTTGGAAACGCAACATTTCCCGGATTCTCCAAATCATCCTGATTTTCCCTCTGTCATTCTGCGTCCGGGAGAGGTTTACCAAACTTCATCGATTTATCGGTTTAGCGTAGAGTGA
- a CDS encoding DNA-binding transcriptional activator, producing MRLYALVFLLSVLLPLNKSLLGGLKFHGGEKPIVQRTSYNVFGTRSVSFTNKFDIEFNISLYPTTEIGYIIRIKNEKSNRIYNLYYDAQGDDYKFEFNEEGKDNLIYARIARKELINLHWFKMKLSFDLVNDSIKLTIHNRKFGIGNVDLPNTYYPIVLFGKSDHIIDVPSFAIKDLSIGNNEKYIFPLKESEGSIVYNKKGQAIGKVTNPEWLINDSYHWRYKTSFKSKSVAGTNYNPKKKEFYYFNDDSIYIYNVRSGKTEIKVFDKKCPVKLILGTNFIDVKNDKLYSYEVFYEGQYHGATVASLDLNTYQWTPETSQQLPTQLHHHGSFFDPDKQQYTIFGGFGSMHYSKKFFTYDIENKEWRNRDGFSGDFLSPRYFSSVGYLKEKNSVYIFGGMGNESGQQTVGRRYYYDLYKVDLNTKKITKCWQIPWNKDNVVPVRGMIVLNDSCFYTLCYPEHFSNSYLKLYRFSLIDGSNEVLGDSIPIHSDKITTNANLYYDDQLNNLYATVQEFDDDIASDLKIYSLAFPPITADEIKSYSKKGMSIAAMWMIILASISVLGIVYLVNKKIRQRRKANEAGLATLHDADGKVKALTKPNSIYLFGDFMVRNRNNKDITYLFSAKLKQVFCLILQYSAEGGITSQRLSNVLWPGRPAANVKNSRGVTINNLRKALGELDGIELIYEKGCFKIIQTNEFYCDYVRCLELISNHDFDESREELIGIITRGKFLKHSDHELYDSFKEKMEQKLEPILLLEIEKSFHAEAYQTTIDLAEALFGIDPLNSTVLSYQIKAMQRLKMTEEAMIKYQAFVIEYKNIMGTDFPHSLKSLS from the coding sequence ATGAGGTTGTATGCGCTTGTATTTTTGCTATCGGTACTCCTGCCGTTGAATAAATCCTTGTTGGGAGGATTAAAGTTTCATGGTGGCGAAAAACCAATAGTTCAACGGACATCATACAATGTTTTTGGAACGAGAAGTGTAAGTTTCACGAATAAGTTCGATATTGAATTTAATATCTCACTTTACCCAACCACTGAAATTGGCTACATTATCCGAATTAAAAACGAAAAGAGTAACCGAATCTATAATCTGTATTACGATGCGCAGGGCGATGATTATAAATTCGAGTTCAACGAAGAAGGAAAAGACAACCTCATTTATGCCAGAATTGCTAGAAAAGAGCTAATTAACCTCCACTGGTTTAAAATGAAGCTTTCTTTCGACTTGGTAAACGACTCCATAAAACTGACCATCCATAACCGAAAATTTGGCATCGGCAATGTTGACCTTCCGAATACTTACTACCCCATCGTTCTTTTCGGGAAAAGCGATCATATTATTGATGTCCCTTCTTTTGCTATAAAAGATTTATCCATTGGCAATAACGAGAAATACATCTTTCCGTTAAAAGAGAGTGAAGGTTCAATCGTTTATAACAAAAAAGGCCAAGCAATCGGGAAAGTGACCAATCCTGAATGGCTGATCAACGACTCCTACCACTGGAGATATAAAACCTCGTTTAAATCAAAATCGGTAGCAGGCACCAACTACAATCCAAAGAAGAAGGAATTTTATTATTTCAACGACGATTCGATATATATTTATAATGTAAGGTCGGGCAAAACAGAAATAAAAGTTTTTGATAAGAAATGTCCGGTAAAGCTCATCCTTGGCACGAACTTCATTGATGTAAAAAACGACAAGCTTTATTCTTATGAAGTTTTTTATGAAGGCCAATACCATGGAGCGACCGTTGCCAGTCTCGACCTAAACACTTACCAATGGACACCGGAGACTTCTCAACAGCTTCCAACGCAATTACACCATCACGGTTCTTTTTTCGATCCGGATAAACAACAATACACGATTTTCGGTGGATTTGGAAGTATGCACTACAGCAAAAAATTTTTCACGTACGATATCGAAAATAAGGAATGGAGAAACCGGGATGGTTTTTCTGGAGACTTCCTGTCACCACGTTATTTCTCCTCCGTTGGTTATTTAAAAGAAAAGAATTCCGTTTACATTTTTGGAGGAATGGGAAACGAATCAGGGCAACAAACCGTTGGCAGGAGATATTACTATGATCTCTACAAGGTCGATCTCAACACAAAAAAAATCACCAAATGTTGGCAGATACCGTGGAATAAAGACAATGTTGTTCCCGTGCGGGGCATGATCGTTTTAAATGATTCGTGTTTCTATACCTTATGTTACCCGGAACATTTCTCAAACTCTTATTTGAAACTATACCGTTTTTCGTTGATAGACGGGAGCAACGAAGTGCTGGGAGACTCCATCCCGATACATTCCGATAAAATCACGACCAATGCAAATTTATACTACGACGACCAACTGAACAACCTATATGCAACGGTCCAGGAATTTGACGATGACATTGCTTCCGACCTGAAGATCTATTCACTCGCCTTTCCCCCAATTACTGCAGACGAAATAAAAAGCTATTCAAAGAAAGGGATGAGTATTGCTGCCATGTGGATGATTATTCTTGCAAGCATTTCTGTTTTGGGCATTGTTTATTTAGTGAATAAAAAAATTCGGCAGCGTCGGAAAGCAAACGAAGCCGGACTTGCCACTCTGCATGATGCTGATGGAAAAGTAAAAGCCTTAACAAAACCCAATTCAATCTATTTGTTTGGTGACTTTATGGTCCGCAACAGGAATAATAAGGATATTACTTACCTATTCAGTGCCAAACTGAAGCAAGTCTTCTGTTTGATTTTGCAATATAGCGCTGAAGGCGGAATTACCTCGCAACGCTTAAGCAACGTTTTATGGCCGGGGCGCCCTGCAGCGAACGTAAAAAACTCAAGGGGAGTAACCATTAACAACCTGCGGAAAGCACTGGGTGAACTTGATGGGATTGAGCTGATCTACGAAAAAGGTTGTTTCAAAATCATTCAAACAAACGAATTCTATTGCGATTATGTTCGGTGTCTCGAGCTCATTTCGAACCATGATTTTGACGAATCAAGGGAAGAACTAATTGGAATTATTACCCGTGGCAAATTCCTAAAGCATTCCGATCATGAACTCTATGACTCATTTAAAGAGAAAATGGAACAGAAGCTGGAACCCATCCTTCTCCTCGAAATTGAGAAGTCGTTTCATGCAGAAGCGTACCAAACAACGATTGATCTTGCCGAGGCACTATTCGGCATCGATCCGCTCAACAGCACCGTGCTGAGCTACCAGATAAAAGCAATGCAAAGACTCAAAATGACCGAGGAAGCCATGATAAAATACCAGGCTTTTGTCATTGAGTATAAAAACATCATGGGAACCGACTTCCCACATTCATTAAAATCTTTGAGTTAA
- a CDS encoding glycoside hydrolase family 43 protein produces the protein MKISSVCLIFFLFIGHLAAQQPRMSGNPIIKGWYADPEGTIFGNQYWIYPTYSAPYDEQVFLDAFSSPNLVDWQKHPRIIDTSAVKWAHRAMWAPAIVKKDNHYFLFFAANDIQHSDQEGGIGIGISDRPDGPYKDYLGKPLLNKFHHGAQPIDQFVFHDKDGRYYLIYGGWGHCNIARLKDDFTGFLPFKDGIVFKEITPEDYVEGPDMFVRHGKYYFMWSEGGWGGPNYRVAYAMADSPFGPFKRIGVILKQDPHVATGAGHHSVIKIPGKDEWYIVYHRRPLGETDANHRVTCIDRMYFDARGFIVPVKITREGVAERDLSK, from the coding sequence ATGAAGATTAGTAGTGTATGTTTAATTTTCTTTTTGTTTATTGGACATTTGGCTGCACAGCAGCCCCGTATGTCGGGAAATCCCATAATTAAAGGGTGGTATGCTGATCCGGAGGGAACCATCTTTGGGAACCAATATTGGATCTATCCCACTTATTCTGCACCGTATGATGAGCAGGTCTTTCTGGATGCATTCTCCTCACCAAATTTGGTTGACTGGCAAAAACATCCGCGCATTATAGATACGTCAGCGGTAAAATGGGCACACAGGGCGATGTGGGCACCGGCTATTGTAAAAAAGGATAACCATTATTTCCTGTTTTTTGCAGCTAACGATATTCAGCATAGTGACCAGGAAGGGGGTATTGGAATTGGCATTTCTGATCGACCGGATGGACCTTACAAAGATTATCTGGGGAAACCGTTACTGAATAAATTTCATCATGGTGCTCAACCGATTGATCAGTTCGTATTTCATGATAAAGATGGTCGGTATTACCTGATTTACGGTGGTTGGGGGCATTGCAATATCGCACGGCTGAAGGATGATTTTACCGGCTTTCTTCCTTTTAAGGATGGGATAGTTTTCAAAGAGATAACACCTGAGGACTACGTTGAGGGACCTGATATGTTCGTTCGTCACGGAAAGTATTACTTTATGTGGTCCGAAGGCGGTTGGGGCGGACCAAATTACCGGGTAGCCTATGCCATGGCTGATTCTCCTTTCGGACCTTTTAAGCGGATTGGAGTGATACTGAAACAAGACCCTCATGTAGCAACCGGCGCAGGTCATCATTCTGTCATAAAAATCCCTGGGAAAGATGAATGGTACATCGTTTATCATCGCAGGCCATTGGGTGAGACGGACGCCAATCACCGGGTTACTTGTATTGACCGAATGTATTTTGATGCCCGTGGATTTATTGTTCCGGTAAAAATAACCCGGGAAGGTGTCGCTGAAAGAGATTTATCAAAATAA
- a CDS encoding arylsulfatase, with translation MNHLKAIQLLALGGLIFSGCTSDTKKVERPNILLIMLDDSGYSDLGCYGGEIQTPNINQLASAGVRFTQMHNCARCCPTRASLLTGLYAQAAGINGMGVNLNRNAATIAEVLKDNGYHTGMAGKWHLSQTKPLPDRNEQLRWLAHRTDHGPFAPLQSYPCNRGFEDHWGVIWGVVDYYDPFSLVHNEEPIKTVPDSFYMTDFITQKSIEMLDSYKKDNKPFFLYVAEDAPHWPLMAPEKDIAKYRDTYKEGWEVLRRERYRRMVQMGLIDSTMYPLPMNSSGQSWADCKKKAYESACMSVHAAMVDHVDQGVGKIIAALKKNGQYENTIIFVLSDNGASYERGYPPGFDRPGFTRDSTIIEYNSDHPGPETTWNYIGRAWASASNTPFRYWKKESYEGGSATPFIVNWPAKLSGLAGTLNRGVAHVIDILPTCLEVAGATYPDSINGTKTPKLDGKSLMPLILGKTQVLHDTLYWEHEGGRAIRIGDWKMSALSRHSWELFNLTSDHTETHDLSAKYPEKVKEMNQAWEKWAVSEGINSKH, from the coding sequence ATGAATCATCTAAAAGCAATACAGCTGTTAGCGCTTGGAGGACTGATATTTTCTGGGTGCACCAGTGATACTAAAAAGGTAGAGCGTCCAAATATCTTGTTAATTATGTTGGATGACTCTGGTTATTCGGATTTGGGGTGCTATGGAGGTGAGATCCAGACTCCGAATATCAACCAGCTGGCATCTGCGGGAGTTCGTTTTACCCAGATGCATAACTGCGCCCGTTGCTGTCCCACGCGTGCTTCGTTGCTGACCGGACTTTATGCCCAGGCCGCCGGAATTAACGGGATGGGCGTCAACCTGAACCGGAATGCGGCAACGATTGCGGAGGTTTTAAAGGATAATGGTTATCATACGGGCATGGCCGGGAAGTGGCATCTGTCGCAAACCAAACCACTGCCGGACCGTAATGAACAGCTCCGCTGGCTGGCCCATCGGACAGATCACGGACCGTTTGCTCCTTTGCAGAGCTACCCGTGCAACCGGGGTTTCGAGGATCACTGGGGAGTCATCTGGGGAGTGGTTGACTACTATGACCCTTTCAGCCTGGTGCATAACGAGGAGCCGATCAAGACGGTTCCGGACAGCTTTTATATGACGGACTTTATTACGCAGAAGTCCATCGAGATGCTGGACAGTTATAAGAAGGATAATAAACCGTTCTTTTTGTACGTGGCGGAAGATGCCCCTCACTGGCCGCTGATGGCGCCGGAAAAGGATATTGCGAAATACCGAGACACGTATAAGGAGGGATGGGAAGTATTACGCAGGGAGCGTTACCGGAGGATGGTTCAGATGGGACTCATCGACAGTACAATGTACCCGTTACCAATGAACTCCTCGGGACAGAGTTGGGCAGACTGTAAGAAGAAGGCCTATGAATCCGCCTGTATGTCGGTGCACGCTGCGATGGTGGACCATGTGGACCAGGGAGTGGGCAAAATCATCGCTGCTTTGAAGAAAAATGGTCAGTATGAGAATACGATCATTTTTGTATTGTCAGATAACGGGGCCTCATACGAGCGGGGTTATCCGCCGGGTTTTGACCGCCCCGGTTTCACGCGCGATTCAACCATCATCGAATATAACTCGGACCATCCGGGGCCGGAAACCACGTGGAACTATATCGGACGGGCATGGGCCAGCGCATCGAATACACCTTTTCGTTACTGGAAGAAGGAGTCATATGAAGGCGGAAGTGCCACACCTTTTATCGTAAACTGGCCGGCTAAACTTAGCGGACTTGCCGGTACGTTGAATCGCGGAGTCGCACATGTAATCGATATCCTGCCGACCTGCCTGGAGGTGGCCGGGGCTACTTACCCAGACAGTATCAACGGAACGAAGACCCCTAAACTGGACGGGAAGAGCCTGATGCCATTGATTCTCGGAAAAACGCAGGTGCTGCATGATACGTTGTACTGGGAGCATGAAGGGGGACGGGCCATTCGCATCGGCGACTGGAAGATGTCTGCCCTTTCTCGTCATTCCTGGGAGCTGTTCAATCTGACTTCAGATCACACAGAGACCCATGATCTGTCTGCAAAGTATCCCGAAAAGGTCAAAGAGATGAATCAAGCCTGGGAAAAATGGGCTGTATCGGAAGGAATAAACTCTAAACATTAA